From one Candidatus Reconcilbacillus cellulovorans genomic stretch:
- a CDS encoding oxidoreductase has product MSRVKAGIVGCGAISSVYLANGKRFPPLEIVACADLVAERAKRQAEAYGVRACSVEELLADPEIGLVINLTVPAAHADVSIRALEAGKHVYSEKPLAVTLDEGRRILETAARKGLRVGCAPDTFLGGGLQTAIRLVRSGAIGEPVGACAFMIGRGHEHWHPDPEFYYKSGGGPLFDMGPYYLTALVAMLGPIRRVTGSARASFPERVILSEPKRGQKVRVEVPTHVAGVFDFEAGPIGSVVMSFDAFGGTSLPCIEIYGSEATLVAPDPNHFGGAVRCRRRDESEWKEIPPDPGYTDNCRGLGAADMAEAILTGRRHRADGELAFHVLEAMVGLHEAAERGSHYEMQSRCVVPEPMEREFIPF; this is encoded by the coding sequence ATGAGCAGGGTGAAGGCGGGCATCGTCGGCTGCGGGGCAATCAGCAGCGTTTACCTGGCAAACGGAAAGAGGTTTCCTCCTCTTGAAATCGTCGCCTGTGCCGATCTTGTGGCCGAGCGGGCGAAACGGCAGGCCGAGGCGTACGGCGTCCGCGCCTGTTCGGTCGAAGAACTGCTGGCCGATCCGGAGATCGGACTCGTGATCAACCTGACGGTGCCGGCGGCGCACGCCGACGTATCGATTCGCGCGCTGGAAGCGGGCAAACACGTCTATTCGGAAAAACCGCTCGCGGTTACGCTCGACGAGGGGCGGCGCATTCTCGAGACGGCCGCCCGCAAAGGGTTGCGCGTCGGCTGCGCGCCGGACACGTTTCTCGGCGGCGGGCTGCAGACGGCGATCCGGCTTGTCCGCAGCGGGGCGATCGGCGAGCCGGTGGGCGCATGCGCGTTCATGATCGGCCGGGGCCACGAGCATTGGCATCCCGATCCGGAATTTTATTACAAGTCCGGCGGCGGACCGCTCTTCGACATGGGCCCTTATTATTTAACCGCGCTCGTCGCCATGCTCGGGCCGATCCGCCGGGTAACCGGGTCGGCGCGCGCGTCGTTTCCGGAACGCGTCATCTTGAGCGAACCGAAGCGCGGGCAAAAGGTGCGCGTCGAAGTGCCGACTCACGTCGCCGGAGTGTTTGACTTCGAGGCCGGGCCGATCGGTTCGGTCGTCATGAGTTTCGACGCGTTCGGAGGAACGAGTTTGCCGTGCATCGAGATTTACGGCAGCGAAGCGACGCTAGTGGCGCCGGATCCGAACCATTTCGGCGGTGCGGTGCGCTGTCGACGGCGCGACGAGTCGGAGTGGAAGGAAATCCCTCCGGATCCCGGTTATACCGACAACTGCCGCGGACTTGGGGCGGCCGACATGGCCGAAGCGATTCTGACCGGCCGGCGGCACCGGGCGGACGGGGAGCTTGCGTTTCACGTGCTGGAGGCGATGGTCGGCCTGCACGAGGCGGCCGAGCGGGGGAGTCATTACGAGATGCAGTCGCGGTGTGTCGTTCCGGAACCGATGGAACGGGAGTTCATTCCTTTCTAA
- a CDS encoding GntR family transcriptional regulator, protein MEFAKISPRKVSDQVAEHLKEQILAGRLPPGAKLPSTRELSDRYAVGRSTVREALSALKAMGLIETRHGEGSFVCRFSAERVALPRFEGLLADKRAVAELLEARKVLETGNAALAAEKRTDDDLKAFEDVLARMEQAIGDEAESERADLAFHRLLAEATHNTLIVRMFETFSAQLETAIREIRRLQMYGNPRVSERLYREHRDIFEAVRVGHPERAVRAMRRHLFHVESVLIRVLQA, encoded by the coding sequence ATGGAGTTCGCCAAAATCTCGCCGCGCAAAGTGTCGGATCAGGTGGCCGAACATCTGAAAGAACAGATTCTCGCCGGCCGGTTGCCGCCCGGCGCGAAACTGCCGTCCACCCGCGAGCTGTCGGACCGCTACGCGGTCGGCCGTTCGACGGTGCGCGAGGCGCTGAGCGCGCTGAAGGCGATGGGGCTGATCGAGACGCGCCACGGCGAGGGCAGCTTCGTCTGCCGGTTTTCGGCCGAGCGGGTGGCGCTGCCGCGGTTTGAGGGGTTGCTGGCGGACAAACGGGCCGTCGCGGAGTTGCTCGAGGCGCGGAAAGTGCTTGAGACCGGCAACGCCGCACTGGCGGCGGAAAAGCGCACTGACGACGATCTGAAGGCGTTCGAGGACGTGCTCGCCCGGATGGAGCAGGCGATCGGCGACGAGGCCGAGAGCGAGCGCGCCGATCTTGCGTTTCACCGGCTGCTCGCCGAAGCGACGCACAACACGCTGATCGTCCGCATGTTCGAGACGTTTTCCGCGCAGCTCGAGACGGCCATCCGGGAAATCCGGCGGCTGCAGATGTACGGAAACCCTCGGGTGTCTGAACGGCTTTATCGCGAACACCGCGACATTTTCGAGGCGGTGCGCGTCGGGCACCCCGAGCGCGCGGTGCGGGCGATGCGGCGCCACCTTTTTCACGTTGAATCGGTGCTGATTCGCGTGCTGCAAGCATAA
- a CDS encoding Fe-S oxidoreductase, whose translation MNVSLFVTCMVDMMTPEVGVSVVRLLRRLGCRVDFPQAQVCCGQAAFNSGYEDDAREVARALIRAFEPSDWVVSPSGSCVGMIKHHYPYLFRDEPIWKEKAEHLAAKTYEFSQFLVHVLGVTDLGAVFPARATYHPSCHAMRLLGVRDEPLELLRRVRGLEYVELPRKEDCCGFGGTFAVKMADMSEAMVCEKARCVRETKADVLVGTDMGCLLNIAGRLDREGSGVRVLHLAQLLEEGVNRRERENGPGRV comes from the coding sequence GTGAACGTGTCGCTGTTCGTGACGTGTATGGTCGACATGATGACGCCGGAAGTCGGCGTGAGCGTCGTCCGGTTGCTGCGCCGGCTCGGCTGCCGTGTCGATTTTCCGCAAGCACAGGTATGCTGCGGTCAGGCGGCGTTCAACAGCGGATATGAGGACGACGCGAGGGAAGTGGCGCGCGCTCTGATCCGCGCGTTTGAACCGAGCGACTGGGTCGTGTCGCCGTCCGGTTCGTGCGTCGGGATGATTAAGCATCATTATCCGTATCTGTTCCGCGACGAGCCGATATGGAAAGAGAAAGCGGAGCATCTGGCGGCGAAAACGTACGAGTTTTCGCAATTTCTCGTACACGTGCTCGGGGTGACCGATCTCGGCGCCGTGTTTCCGGCCCGCGCGACGTATCATCCGTCGTGCCATGCAATGCGGCTGCTCGGCGTTCGCGACGAGCCGCTCGAGCTGTTACGGCGCGTGCGCGGGCTGGAGTACGTCGAGCTGCCGCGTAAAGAAGACTGCTGCGGATTCGGCGGCACGTTCGCGGTCAAGATGGCGGATATGTCGGAAGCGATGGTGTGCGAAAAGGCGCGCTGCGTGCGGGAGACGAAAGCGGACGTGCTGGTCGGTACGGACATGGGCTGTCTTCTGAATATTGCCGGGCGGCTCGACCGAGAAGGCTCCGGCGTGCGCGTCTTGCATCTGGCGCAGTTGCTCGAGGAAGGGGTGAACCGTCGTGAGCGCGAAAACGGGCCCGGGCGTGTATGA
- a CDS encoding iron-sulfur cluster-binding protein, with protein MSAKTGPGVYEGGTDLKQRAQAALADDQLRAAVALTTDRLRNGRLRAIEELGDWETWRERARAIRAHTIAHLDYYLGRFADEVERSGGVVHFCATAEEAVAVVLGIVREKSARVVAKSKSMVSEEIHLNEALEREGVAVIETDLGEYIIQLAGEKPSHLIIPAIHRNRQQIAELFSRVSGETFPPDTKALAGYARRRLREWFLKADIGLTGCNFGIAESGTITLVSNEGNARMVTTLPRTHIVVMGMERIVPTFADVEVMLNMLARSATGQKLTVYTSFITGPRRRGEADGPDELHVVVLDNGRSAQLGDPQFQEVLHCIRCAACLNVCPVYRHIGGHAYGSVYSGPIGAVLTPLLANDPAGAGELAYASSLCGACYEACPVKIPLHDMLVYLRGRRVRMKLTPRGERIAFRLYRRAFTRAELYRAGVKATRLMLAPFARGGRIRRGPGPLAGWTKSRTLPALPGKTFRERWKELENEPVEPLVLQTPGMVTPDVSTSGVPTAEGVPSSDASGAADRPDRSGRDGA; from the coding sequence GTGAGCGCGAAAACGGGCCCGGGCGTGTATGAAGGCGGTACCGACCTGAAACAACGCGCGCAGGCGGCGCTCGCGGACGATCAGCTGCGCGCGGCGGTCGCACTGACGACCGACCGGTTGCGGAACGGGCGGCTGCGGGCGATCGAAGAGCTGGGCGATTGGGAAACGTGGCGCGAACGCGCGCGGGCGATCCGCGCGCACACGATCGCGCATCTCGACTATTATCTCGGTCGATTCGCCGACGAAGTCGAACGCTCGGGCGGCGTCGTTCATTTCTGTGCGACGGCGGAAGAGGCGGTCGCGGTCGTGCTCGGCATTGTCCGCGAAAAATCAGCGAGAGTCGTCGCGAAGAGCAAGTCGATGGTGTCGGAAGAAATCCATCTGAATGAAGCGTTGGAACGGGAAGGCGTCGCCGTGATCGAGACGGATCTCGGTGAATACATTATCCAGCTCGCCGGGGAAAAGCCGTCGCACCTGATCATTCCGGCGATTCACCGCAACCGGCAGCAGATCGCCGAACTGTTCAGCCGCGTTTCCGGCGAGACGTTTCCGCCCGACACGAAAGCGCTGGCGGGCTACGCGCGACGTCGGCTGCGCGAATGGTTCCTGAAGGCGGACATCGGGCTGACCGGCTGTAATTTCGGCATCGCGGAGAGCGGGACGATTACGCTTGTGTCCAACGAAGGCAACGCGCGGATGGTGACGACGCTGCCGCGCACGCATATCGTCGTGATGGGGATGGAGCGGATCGTGCCGACGTTCGCCGACGTCGAAGTGATGCTGAACATGCTGGCGCGCAGTGCGACGGGCCAGAAGCTGACCGTCTATACGTCGTTCATCACGGGGCCGCGCCGGCGAGGCGAAGCGGACGGTCCGGACGAGCTGCACGTCGTCGTGCTCGACAACGGCCGGTCGGCCCAGCTCGGCGACCCGCAGTTTCAGGAAGTGCTGCATTGCATCCGCTGCGCGGCCTGTCTGAACGTGTGCCCGGTCTATCGGCACATCGGCGGCCACGCCTACGGGTCGGTCTACAGCGGACCGATCGGCGCCGTGTTGACGCCGCTTCTCGCGAACGATCCCGCCGGCGCCGGGGAGCTCGCCTACGCGTCCAGCCTTTGCGGCGCCTGTTACGAGGCATGCCCGGTCAAAATTCCGCTGCACGACATGCTCGTCTATTTGCGCGGTCGTCGGGTGCGGATGAAGCTGACGCCGCGCGGCGAGCGCATCGCGTTTCGCCTGTACCGGCGCGCATTCACCAGAGCCGAGCTTTACCGGGCTGGAGTCAAGGCGACGAGGCTGATGCTTGCGCCGTTTGCGCGGGGCGGCCGTATTCGCCGCGGGCCGGGGCCGCTCGCCGGATGGACGAAAAGCCGTACGTTGCCTGCACTCCCGGGGAAAACGTTTCGCGAACGATGGAAGGAGCTCGAAAACGAACCGGTCGAGCCGCTCGTGCTGCAGACGCCGGGCATGGTGACGCCGGACGTATCGACGTCGGGCGTGCCGACGGCTGAGGGTGTGCCGTCTTCGGACGCATCAGGCGCTGCGGACCGTCCGGACCGAAGCGGGAGGGACGGCGCATGA